Proteins encoded together in one Terriglobus saanensis SP1PR4 window:
- the nrfD gene encoding NrfD/PsrC family molybdoenzyme membrane anchor subunit, producing the protein MATKPLPPHHDPAVDPMIDPVTGEFAVIAPGHTFKSVTEKISRVVLTSHTPLGWFFGLIVASGIATLFVIAVTWLVLKGVGIWGVTIPGAWGFAIINFVWWIGIGHAGTLISAILLLFKQGWRNSINRFAEAMTIFAVVCAGMFPILHVGRPWLGYWLLPLPNTMNVWPQFRSPLAWDVFAVSTYATISVVFWYIGMVPDFGTLRDKAQLPFAKYAYGLLSLGWRGSTRHWMRYETASLLLAGLSTPLVLSVHTVISFDFAVAALPGWHTTIFPPYFVAGAIYSGFAMVLTLAIPIRKFYHMEDLVTVRHLDNMAKVMLGTGLIVAYGYAMEVFMAWYSASHWEWFMMWNRMFGPLGWGYWLLILFNIAIPLGTLWWRKLRTNVAYLFLLSIIVNIGMWFERFVIVVTSLYRDFLPSSWGTYKATRWDYLLFIGTMGLFTSLFLLFVRFAPMIPMNEIKMMLPATKIHGIDAEETVEETA; encoded by the coding sequence ATGGCGACCAAACCTCTACCGCCGCACCACGATCCCGCAGTCGATCCTATGATCGACCCGGTCACAGGCGAATTCGCTGTCATCGCTCCCGGCCACACCTTCAAGTCGGTCACGGAGAAGATCTCGCGCGTCGTGCTTACCTCGCACACCCCGCTCGGCTGGTTCTTCGGCCTGATCGTGGCGTCGGGCATCGCGACCCTCTTCGTGATCGCCGTCACCTGGCTGGTCCTGAAGGGCGTCGGTATCTGGGGCGTCACGATTCCCGGTGCATGGGGATTCGCGATTATCAACTTCGTCTGGTGGATCGGTATCGGCCACGCCGGCACCCTGATCTCCGCCATCCTTCTGCTCTTCAAGCAGGGCTGGCGTAACTCCATTAACCGCTTCGCGGAAGCCATGACGATCTTCGCCGTCGTCTGCGCGGGTATGTTCCCCATCCTGCACGTCGGCCGTCCGTGGCTCGGTTACTGGCTCCTTCCGCTGCCAAACACGATGAACGTCTGGCCGCAGTTCCGTTCGCCGCTGGCCTGGGACGTCTTCGCCGTCTCGACCTACGCAACGATCTCGGTGGTCTTCTGGTACATCGGCATGGTGCCGGATTTCGGGACCCTTCGCGACAAGGCGCAGCTTCCCTTCGCCAAGTACGCTTACGGTCTTCTGTCTCTCGGCTGGCGCGGTTCGACCCGCCACTGGATGCGGTATGAGACGGCGTCGCTGCTTCTTGCGGGTCTCTCTACACCCCTCGTACTTTCGGTACACACGGTCATCAGCTTCGACTTCGCGGTTGCTGCTCTTCCCGGCTGGCATACGACGATCTTCCCGCCTTACTTCGTTGCTGGTGCTATCTACTCCGGCTTCGCCATGGTGCTGACCCTGGCCATTCCGATCCGGAAGTTCTACCACATGGAAGATCTCGTCACGGTTCGTCATCTGGACAATATGGCGAAGGTCATGCTCGGCACGGGATTGATCGTTGCGTACGGTTACGCGATGGAAGTCTTCATGGCCTGGTACTCCGCCTCCCATTGGGAGTGGTTCATGATGTGGAACCGCATGTTTGGTCCCCTCGGCTGGGGCTACTGGCTGCTGATTCTCTTCAACATCGCGATCCCGCTCGGAACGCTCTGGTGGCGCAAGCTTCGTACCAATGTTGCGTACCTGTTCCTTCTGTCGATCATCGTGAACATCGGTATGTGGTTCGAGCGCTTCGTCATCGTTGTGACCTCGCTCTACCGCGACTTTCTTCCTTCCAGCTGGGGTACGTACAAGGCCACACGCTGGGATTATCTGCTCTTCATCGGAACGATGGGCCTGTTCACCTCGCTCTTCCTTCTCTTCGTGCGCTTCGCTCCGATGATTCCTATGAACGAGATCAAGATGATGCTTCCGGCGACCAAGATCCATGGGATCGACGCGGAAGAAACTGTTGAGGAGACGGCCTGA
- a CDS encoding DUF3341 domain-containing protein produces MLVREGVYGLLAEFDTPGAMVHATEAARDAGYRRMECYTPYPVEEAASALDVHRNRVPLLTLMGGLLGLTTSFLMETWVSAIAYPLNIAGRPLFSWPAFIIPAYEWTILFAGLSAAFGMLALNGLPQPYHPLFNAPNFRLGATDNKFFLCLEAIDPQFDANDTRAFLEQFHAVSVVEVEL; encoded by the coding sequence ATGCTGGTGCGTGAGGGAGTCTACGGTCTGTTGGCCGAATTCGATACGCCGGGTGCCATGGTGCACGCGACCGAAGCTGCACGCGATGCGGGTTACCGCCGCATGGAGTGCTACACCCCCTATCCGGTGGAAGAGGCGGCCTCAGCGCTCGATGTACACCGCAACCGCGTACCCCTGCTGACCTTGATGGGCGGACTCCTCGGTTTGACCACGTCCTTCCTGATGGAAACGTGGGTTTCCGCGATTGCTTACCCGCTTAACATTGCGGGGCGTCCGTTGTTCTCGTGGCCTGCGTTTATCATCCCGGCCTACGAGTGGACCATTCTCTTCGCGGGACTTTCGGCGGCCTTCGGCATGCTTGCGCTGAACGGTCTGCCGCAGCCTTATCATCCCCTCTTCAACGCCCCCAACTTTCGTCTGGGCGCGACGGACAACAAGTTTTTCCTCTGCCTGGAAGCGATCGACCCACAGTTCGACGCGAACGACACACGCGCGTTTCTTGAGCAGTTCCACGCTGTGAGTGTGGTGGAGGTGGAGCTGTGA
- a CDS encoding TAT-variant-translocated molybdopterin oxidoreductase: MPEATSMSSAPQRATVVTSIAPAKLTLAEVQARLAGKKGKRFWTSLDDLAEDPGFEAMLREEFPRQASELTDGVSRRGFMKVMGASLALAGMTGCTKQPDEEIFPYVKQPEDLVLGKPMFFATAYPFPTGAVPVLVKTDAFRPIKVDGNPEHPMSLGKTDLFTQASLLDLYDPDRSQHVVKRAAGLTVNSTFGDFAGTFSDAVKATGSGEGVYFLTDTITSPTLAAQWKQVQAKYPSAKLVQYDAINMDGARAASKAAFGEYTDAQYKLEDADVILSLDADFLSSNAFPGFLPVSRAYAERHRYEEGKTMNRLYVVECMPTVTGFKAEHRLGLKPSDLESFAGSLAAGSGKFDDAEVQKFFTTVVEDLKKSSGRAVVIAGPQSSAAIHAAAYALNSAIGAIGKTVVYTQPVAALPTEQTAELKSLVADINSGKVKWLVIMGVNPVYSAPADLNFSSALTKVPNSAHLGMYVDETGVSTTWHINQAHYLESWSDARSYDGTISIIQPLIDPLYNGVSAHNVLQALLPDATATAYDAVQIAAKTYITGDFATGWKKSLHDGWVEGTAFTPKSGVPKASTVVATAPATAGGYEINFKADTSTYDGRYANNGWLQELPKQVTHLSWDNAALMSMETMAALKTEETELLELELNGRKLVIPPLVVPGHPQGVITVHLGLGRNFGRVGQGVGSNGYVLRTSDAPFSQGGLQARKTEGTHDLCVTSVHSLDNRGKTAQSDLAHPVEPGTVSLGGHEAMERSIIRYATLDEVKANPNFAHEELGTPTNLKTGAGAMRETPEKEMSLFPDAWKYDNVDKSSGQIQNAWGMAIDLNSCTGCNACIVSCYAENNIPVVGREQVKIGRNMQWLRIDTYFEGDLHAPKAHFQPMLCQHCENAGCEQVCPVGATVHTPEGINTMVYNRCVGTRYCSNNCPYKVRRFNFLLYSDYETESTKLMRNPDVSVRSRGVMEKCSYCVQRIQSAKITADKEGRAIRDGEVITACQQACPTDAITFGNINDKGSKVAKRKAEERNYAVLGDLNYRPRTTYVAGVINPNPALEQA, encoded by the coding sequence ATGCCAGAAGCTACATCGATGTCGAGTGCGCCTCAGCGCGCAACTGTGGTTACCAGCATCGCCCCGGCCAAGCTCACCCTCGCCGAAGTGCAGGCCCGCCTCGCCGGAAAGAAGGGCAAGCGTTTCTGGACCTCGCTCGACGATCTCGCCGAGGATCCCGGTTTTGAAGCCATGCTGCGCGAAGAGTTTCCCCGTCAGGCCAGTGAGCTGACCGACGGCGTCTCTCGCCGGGGCTTCATGAAGGTGATGGGCGCATCGCTCGCCCTTGCCGGGATGACCGGTTGCACCAAGCAGCCTGACGAAGAGATCTTCCCGTACGTGAAGCAGCCCGAAGACCTCGTCCTCGGAAAGCCGATGTTCTTTGCTACGGCGTATCCCTTCCCGACCGGTGCGGTTCCCGTTCTCGTCAAGACGGACGCCTTCCGCCCCATCAAGGTCGACGGAAACCCCGAACACCCGATGTCGTTGGGCAAGACGGACCTCTTTACGCAGGCGTCGCTCCTCGACTTGTACGATCCGGACCGTTCGCAGCACGTTGTCAAGCGCGCTGCCGGTCTGACCGTGAATTCGACCTTTGGTGATTTTGCTGGAACCTTCTCTGACGCCGTCAAGGCAACTGGAAGCGGCGAAGGTGTTTACTTCCTTACGGATACGATCACCTCGCCCACCCTTGCCGCACAGTGGAAGCAAGTGCAGGCCAAGTATCCGAGTGCCAAGCTGGTCCAGTACGACGCCATTAATATGGATGGCGCTCGCGCCGCCTCCAAGGCTGCCTTCGGTGAGTACACCGACGCGCAATACAAGCTCGAAGACGCCGATGTGATCCTTTCGCTCGACGCCGACTTTCTTTCGTCCAACGCCTTCCCCGGCTTCCTCCCGGTCTCTCGCGCCTACGCCGAGCGTCACCGTTACGAAGAGGGCAAGACGATGAACCGCCTCTACGTCGTAGAGTGCATGCCTACGGTTACGGGCTTCAAGGCCGAGCATCGCCTCGGTCTCAAGCCGAGCGATCTTGAATCGTTTGCCGGTTCGCTCGCTGCTGGATCGGGCAAGTTCGACGACGCAGAGGTTCAGAAGTTCTTTACCACGGTTGTCGAAGACCTCAAGAAGTCCTCCGGTCGCGCGGTCGTCATCGCCGGACCGCAGTCTTCCGCCGCGATCCACGCTGCCGCCTACGCTCTCAACTCCGCCATCGGAGCTATCGGCAAGACGGTCGTCTATACGCAGCCTGTCGCGGCACTCCCCACGGAGCAGACCGCCGAGCTGAAGTCGCTCGTCGCGGACATCAACTCCGGCAAGGTCAAGTGGCTGGTCATCATGGGCGTGAATCCGGTCTATAGCGCTCCCGCCGACCTCAACTTCTCTTCTGCCCTCACCAAGGTCCCCAACTCTGCCCACCTGGGTATGTATGTAGATGAGACCGGCGTCTCAACGACCTGGCACATCAACCAGGCGCACTATCTTGAGAGCTGGTCGGACGCGCGCTCCTACGACGGAACCATCAGCATCATTCAGCCGCTGATCGATCCTCTCTATAACGGCGTTTCCGCGCACAACGTTCTCCAGGCGCTGCTTCCGGACGCGACCGCCACGGCTTACGATGCGGTCCAGATCGCCGCGAAGACGTACATCACTGGCGACTTCGCTACTGGTTGGAAGAAGTCTCTCCACGACGGCTGGGTTGAAGGCACCGCCTTCACGCCGAAGTCGGGAGTACCGAAGGCTTCCACTGTCGTCGCAACCGCACCGGCCACTGCCGGTGGCTACGAGATCAACTTCAAGGCGGACACCTCTACTTACGACGGCCGTTATGCGAACAACGGCTGGCTGCAGGAGCTGCCCAAGCAGGTCACGCACCTCTCCTGGGACAACGCCGCTCTGATGAGCATGGAGACGATGGCCGCGCTGAAGACCGAAGAGACGGAGCTCCTGGAGCTCGAACTCAACGGCCGCAAGCTGGTCATTCCCCCGCTCGTCGTTCCCGGCCATCCTCAGGGTGTGATCACCGTGCATCTTGGCCTGGGCCGCAACTTTGGCCGTGTCGGTCAGGGTGTCGGATCCAATGGCTACGTTCTCCGCACCTCGGATGCTCCCTTCTCGCAGGGCGGTTTGCAGGCGCGCAAGACAGAAGGTACGCACGATCTTTGCGTCACCTCGGTCCATTCGCTCGATAACCGTGGAAAGACGGCGCAGAGCGATCTCGCTCACCCCGTCGAGCCCGGTACGGTCTCCCTCGGCGGCCACGAAGCGATGGAGCGGTCGATCATCCGCTATGCCACCCTCGACGAGGTGAAGGCGAACCCCAACTTTGCGCACGAAGAGCTCGGAACCCCGACGAATCTAAAGACCGGCGCTGGCGCGATGCGCGAGACACCGGAAAAGGAGATGAGCCTCTTCCCCGACGCGTGGAAGTACGACAACGTCGACAAGAGCTCCGGCCAGATCCAGAACGCCTGGGGCATGGCGATTGATCTCAACTCCTGCACAGGCTGCAACGCCTGCATCGTCAGCTGCTACGCGGAGAACAACATCCCCGTCGTCGGCCGCGAGCAGGTCAAGATCGGCCGTAACATGCAGTGGCTGCGCATCGATACTTACTTCGAAGGCGACCTCCACGCTCCCAAGGCCCACTTCCAGCCGATGCTCTGCCAGCACTGCGAAAACGCGGGTTGCGAGCAGGTCTGCCCGGTGGGCGCCACGGTGCATACGCCCGAAGGCATCAACACCATGGTGTACAACCGTTGCGTGGGCACGCGCTATTGCTCGAACAACTGCCCCTACAAGGTGCGCCGCTTCAACTTCCTCCTGTACTCGGATTACGAGACGGAGAGCACCAAGCTCATGCGCAATCCTGATGTCAGCGTTCGTTCGCGTGGCGTCATGGAGAAGTGCAGCTACTGCGTGCAGCGTATCCAGTCGGCCAAGATCACGGCGGACAAGGAAGGTCGCGCGATTCGCGATGGAGAAGTCATCACGGCATGCCAGCAGGCCTGCCCGACGGACGCCATCACCTTCGGCAACATCAATGACAAGGGCTCCAAGGTCGCGAAGCGTAAGGCCGAAGAGCGCAACTACGCTGTTCTCGGCGATCTGAACTATCGCCCGCGAACCACCTATGTGGCAGGCGTGATTAACCCGAACCCGGCATTGGAGCAGGCATAA
- a CDS encoding c-type cytochrome, whose translation MTLNSFQRIAAASAIASAALLTGCRQDMQDQPKLYPQRGSAFYADGRGARPQVENTIARSQTDADSYMLTGMVDGKEGDGMPFPVNAELLQRGQERYNIYCAACHSRVGNGGGVIVQRGYRPAGNFHTDRLRSAPLGHFFNVMTNGYGAMPDYAAQVTPEDRWAIAAYIRALQLSQHATTADIKSGAKVEKLEDVAEREGLPRDFAAEWTLPSTAVYGTPNNQDNGIPGEDMVNSHPTGPAVVAKPGPVTAEKPAPGSANNVKLNAPGSTNR comes from the coding sequence GTGACCTTGAACTCTTTCCAGCGGATCGCCGCAGCATCGGCCATCGCGTCCGCTGCCCTCCTGACCGGTTGCCGTCAGGACATGCAGGACCAGCCTAAGCTTTATCCGCAGCGCGGAAGCGCGTTTTACGCCGACGGCCGCGGTGCGCGCCCGCAGGTGGAGAACACGATCGCCCGCTCGCAGACCGATGCCGATAGCTACATGCTGACGGGTATGGTCGACGGCAAAGAGGGCGATGGTATGCCTTTCCCGGTCAACGCTGAGCTTCTTCAGCGCGGACAGGAGCGCTACAACATCTACTGCGCGGCCTGTCATTCGCGCGTCGGCAACGGCGGCGGCGTGATCGTGCAGCGTGGCTATCGTCCGGCGGGCAACTTCCATACGGACCGCCTGCGCTCTGCGCCTCTCGGCCACTTCTTTAACGTGATGACCAACGGCTACGGCGCGATGCCGGATTACGCCGCGCAGGTTACGCCTGAAGACCGCTGGGCCATCGCAGCTTACATTCGCGCGCTGCAGCTTTCGCAGCACGCAACCACGGCAGATATCAAGTCTGGCGCCAAGGTAGAAAAGCTCGAGGATGTTGCCGAGCGTGAAGGCCTTCCCCGCGATTTCGCGGCCGAGTGGACCCTTCCCTCGACCGCGGTCTACGGCACGCCGAATAACCAGGACAACGGTATCCCCGGGGAAGATATGGTCAACAGCCACCCCACGGGACCCGCAGTGGTTGCAAAGCCAGGACCGGTAACCGCGGAAAAGCCGGCGCCAGGCTCGGCGAACAACGTGAAGCTGAACGCACCCGGCAGCACCAACCGATAG